A section of the Ranitomeya variabilis isolate aRanVar5 chromosome 1 unlocalized genomic scaffold, aRanVar5.hap1 SUPER_1_unloc_1, whole genome shotgun sequence genome encodes:
- the KCNJ15 gene encoding ATP-sensitive inward rectifier potassium channel 15 isoform X2 produces the protein MDITHSDTSSQPLVGGDIQTEVRPDRPRVISKSGHSNVKIDKVDGVFFLYLQDLWTTVIDMKWRYKLTLFAATFFLTWCFFGVIYFIIAIVHGDVRADPTSNHTPCVMNVDSFTGAFLFSLESQTTIGYGFRFITEECPVAIILLVAQLVLTTLIEIFITGTFLAKIARPKKRAETIKFSNKAVVTKHDGKMCLVVQVANMRKSLLIQCQLYGKLLHSYETKEGEKILLKQANMSFHVDSSSESPFLILPLTFYHVLDENSPLRDLTAENIKMKEFELVVLLNATVESTSVVCQTRTSYLPDEIHWGYEFVPVVSLSQQGKYVADFSNFDKIRKSVEIKKIVFSNFEKQRLEEELRKQEEREREHYNGVSMQSDV, from the coding sequence ATGGACATCACCCACTCTGACACATCCAGCCAACCATTGGTGGGTGGAGATATTCAAACTGAAGTTAGGCCAGACAGACCAAGGGTGATATCAAAAAGTGGCCACAGCAATGTGAAAATTGACAAAGTGGATGGAGTCTTTTTTCTTTACCTTCAAGACTTATGGACGACTGTGATTGACATGAAATGGAGGTATAAACTCACTTTGTTTGCCGCAACCTTTTTTTTGACATGGTGTTTTTTTGGAGTCATTTATTTCATCATTGCCATCGTCCATGGAGATGTCCGTGCAGACCCAACTTCCAACCACACTCCTTGTGTAATGAACGTAGACTCCTTCACTGGTGCATTTTTGTTTTCTCTGGAATCACAGACCACAATTGGCTATGGGTTTCGGTTTATAACTGAGGAATGCCCAGTGGCTATAATCTTGCTCGTAGCACAGTTGGTCCTAACCACATTGATTGAAATATTTATCACTGGTACTTTCCTTGCCAAAATTGCCAGACCAAAAAAGCGTGCTGAGACTATAAAATTTAGCAATAAAGCAGTTGTTACAAAACATGATGGAAAAATGTGTTTGGTGGTACAGGTGGCAAACATGAGGAAGAGTCTTTTAATACAATGTCAACTCTATGGAAAGCTTCTTCATTCATATGAAACCAAAGAAGGGGAGAAGATCCTACTCAAACAAGCCAACATGAGTTTCCATGTGGACTCTTCATCTGAAAGTCCCTTCTTAATCTTGCCATTAACCTTCTACCACGTCCTTGATGAAAATAGCCCATTAAGGGATCTCACTGCTGAAAACATAAAGATGAAAGAATTTGAACTTGTCGTTCTTCTCAATGCCACCGTGGAATCTACCAGTGTGGTCTGCCAAACTCGAACATCTTACCTTCCAGATGAGATCCACTGGGGTTATGAATTTGTTCCCGTTGTCTCTTTGTCTCAACAAGGGAAATATGTTGCTGATTTTAGTAATTTTGATAAAATAAGGAAGAGTGTGGAGATAAAAAAAATAGTCTTTTCAAATTTTGAGAAGCAAAGGTTGGAAGAGGAATTAAGGAAGCAAGAAGAGAGGGAAAGAGAACATTATAATGGGGTGTCAATGCAAAGTGATGTTTGA